Proteins encoded together in one Ignavibacteriales bacterium window:
- a CDS encoding ABC transporter ATP-binding protein: protein MDPIIRVHDVSKSYWRDSFEVPVLNGISFDVPEGEFLALMGPSGSGKTTLLNLIAGIDRPDKGSINVSGTDIASLNESRLAKWRSANVGFIFQFYNLIPVLTAYENVELPLLLTSLSKQERRQHVETALTVVGLQDRMRHYPKQLSGGQEQRVAIARAITTDPTLLVADEPTGDLDKHSADEILTLLERLNKEFKKTIVMVTHDPRAAEKAHIVRHLDKGELRQD from the coding sequence ATGGATCCCATCATTCGGGTACACGATGTTTCAAAATCATATTGGCGGGACAGCTTTGAAGTCCCCGTTCTCAATGGTATCTCTTTCGACGTACCCGAGGGCGAGTTCCTCGCGTTGATGGGCCCTTCCGGATCAGGAAAGACAACACTCCTGAATCTTATCGCCGGCATCGATCGGCCGGACAAAGGAAGCATCAACGTCTCCGGGACAGACATTGCCTCGCTGAACGAATCGCGGCTCGCGAAGTGGCGCTCCGCGAACGTCGGTTTCATCTTCCAGTTTTACAACCTTATTCCCGTTCTTACCGCGTATGAAAACGTGGAGCTGCCCCTGCTGCTTACCTCGCTCTCAAAGCAGGAACGGCGCCAGCATGTGGAAACAGCCCTGACGGTTGTCGGTTTGCAGGACAGGATGCGCCACTACCCGAAACAGCTTTCGGGGGGCCAGGAACAGCGCGTCGCGATCGCCCGCGCTATTACCACCGATCCGACGCTCCTTGTTGCAGACGAGCCAACCGGCGATCTCGACAAACATTCAGCGGATGAGATTCTTACGTTGCTCGAACGGTTGAACAAGGAGTTCAAGAAGACCATTGTGATGGTAACGCACGATCCACGGGCAGCAGAAAAGGCGCACATAGTCCGGCATCTTGACAAAGGGGAGCTCCGCCAAGACTGA